Proteins from a genomic interval of Marinobacter gudaonensis:
- a CDS encoding ABC1 kinase family protein produces MSSRRSGKSVARIKTGSFERRLSLTRAGLFAGTRMASHMATNWFSSRENREKRHRAMLSSQARFLVDELGQLKGSVVKIGQVMALYGEHFLPEEVTEALHTLEDQTTSLEWPAIERVLKSELGADRLAQLEVEPEPIGAASLGQVHRAWRRSDGLELVLKVQYPGVADAVDSDLNAVAQLLRVARLVSFGPEFNDWLEEVREMMHREVDYRLEAQTTEKFRQMLASDPRFIVPRVLPEYSTSHVIASTYEHGHSVSSQAVKELPLARRSALGEAALELFFRELFVWGEIQTDPNFGNYRIRIAGEEGEDPGYDRIVLLDFGAVQSYSDQFLQPVIQMIRASYEQDLQGVIDGGVKLRFMSRDWPDDVLEKFGAVCMSVLEPLSSDRSSWPDYAVNSLGEYRWKQSDLPSRVARHAARSAISRYFRVPPKEFVFLNRKLIGVYTFVAVLHSEFNGEPLLRKYLYGEGDDAPDASATSQSTKA; encoded by the coding sequence ATGTCATCCAGACGTTCAGGAAAATCGGTAGCCCGTATCAAGACAGGCAGTTTCGAACGCCGTCTGAGCCTCACCCGCGCAGGCCTGTTCGCCGGCACCCGCATGGCTTCCCACATGGCCACGAACTGGTTCAGCAGTCGCGAAAACCGCGAGAAACGCCATCGTGCCATGCTCTCGAGCCAGGCCCGTTTCCTGGTGGATGAGCTCGGACAACTCAAGGGCAGCGTGGTCAAGATCGGTCAGGTCATGGCCTTGTACGGCGAGCATTTCCTGCCTGAGGAAGTCACTGAGGCTCTTCACACACTGGAAGATCAGACCACCTCCCTTGAGTGGCCGGCCATCGAGCGGGTACTGAAAAGCGAGCTGGGTGCGGACCGTCTGGCCCAGTTGGAGGTGGAGCCGGAGCCCATTGGGGCGGCATCCCTGGGGCAGGTGCACCGAGCCTGGCGACGAAGCGACGGTCTTGAGTTGGTGCTCAAGGTTCAGTATCCCGGCGTGGCCGACGCGGTAGACAGCGACCTGAACGCCGTGGCGCAGCTCTTGCGGGTGGCGAGGCTGGTCAGTTTCGGCCCCGAGTTCAACGACTGGCTCGAAGAAGTCCGCGAAATGATGCACCGGGAGGTGGATTACCGGCTGGAGGCCCAAACCACCGAGAAGTTCCGGCAGATGCTGGCTTCGGATCCCCGGTTTATCGTACCCCGGGTGCTCCCCGAGTATTCGACGTCTCATGTCATCGCCTCAACCTACGAACATGGTCACTCTGTCAGTTCTCAAGCAGTGAAGGAGCTGCCTCTGGCGCGCCGCAGTGCCCTCGGTGAGGCGGCTCTTGAACTGTTCTTCCGGGAGCTGTTTGTGTGGGGCGAGATCCAGACCGATCCCAACTTCGGTAATTACCGCATCCGGATAGCCGGCGAAGAAGGTGAAGACCCGGGTTATGATCGCATCGTGCTGCTCGATTTCGGGGCGGTGCAGTCTTACTCTGACCAGTTCCTGCAGCCGGTGATACAGATGATCCGGGCCTCCTACGAGCAGGACCTGCAGGGCGTGATCGATGGCGGCGTAAAACTGCGCTTCATGAGCCGCGACTGGCCTGATGATGTCCTGGAGAAGTTCGGGGCGGTGTGCATGTCGGTACTCGAACCGCTGTCGTCGGACCGGTCCTCGTGGCCGGATTACGCGGTGAACAGTCTCGGTGAGTATCGCTGGAAGCAGAGCGATCTGCCGTCCAGGGTGGCGCGCCATGCCGCTCGCTCCGCGATCAGCCGCTATTTCCGGGTGCCGCCGAAGGAATTCGTGTTCCTGAATCGGAAACTGATCGGCGTCTACACGTTCGTGGCGGTATTGCATTCCGAGTTCAATGGCGAGCCGCTGCTGCGCAAATACCTCTACGGTGAGGGCGACGATGCGCCGGACGCCTCGGCAACCAGCCAGAGCACGAAGGCGTAG
- a CDS encoding GGDEF domain-containing protein encodes MSTAARKTPDTELSQFRVKGEIPVPVLINWLTMVAVPLLCFFAWRSSFREDPVVPPLLVGFAVLLAVNSIVYWVSGHRTLQRRGFITIITVLFTYLAVHAVEDGSAIIWLFAYPPIIFYISESRIGVIACGGGFAAVILLFSPLGDLLFSPPYSTSFRLTMIAVLGFEMVTCYILDQSRRRSKLGLLKLAAEFEYAAKHDALTGLANRREALEQLEAEYQRYLRHDRTFSVLLLDIDLFKSVNDNHGHHIGDELIVQVANTLREECRRVDTVARWGGEEYLVVLPETGPADALNSANRIREAFARKTVATEQGPIQATLSVGVASIRRAESIDRLLQRCDEALYRAKSRGRNRACGDEETVAA; translated from the coding sequence ATGTCGACTGCTGCGCGCAAAACGCCAGACACGGAACTGTCCCAGTTCCGGGTCAAAGGCGAAATCCCGGTACCGGTCCTGATCAACTGGCTGACCATGGTCGCCGTACCTCTTCTGTGCTTCTTCGCCTGGCGCTCGAGTTTTCGAGAGGATCCCGTGGTGCCTCCATTACTGGTGGGCTTCGCGGTGCTGCTGGCCGTCAACTCCATCGTGTACTGGGTGTCGGGGCATCGCACCCTGCAGCGACGGGGATTCATTACCATTATCACCGTCCTGTTTACCTACCTGGCGGTGCATGCCGTGGAAGACGGTTCAGCCATCATCTGGCTGTTTGCCTACCCTCCGATCATTTTCTACATCAGCGAATCGCGAATTGGCGTGATCGCCTGCGGTGGGGGCTTTGCCGCCGTTATTCTGCTGTTCAGCCCCCTGGGTGACCTGCTGTTCTCGCCGCCCTACAGCACCAGCTTCCGCCTGACCATGATCGCCGTGCTGGGTTTCGAGATGGTGACCTGTTACATACTTGATCAAAGCCGCCGGCGAAGCAAACTGGGGCTACTGAAACTGGCGGCGGAGTTCGAGTACGCCGCCAAGCATGACGCGCTTACCGGGCTGGCCAACCGCAGGGAAGCCCTCGAGCAGCTCGAGGCCGAGTACCAGCGCTACCTCCGCCATGACCGGACGTTTTCGGTGCTGCTGCTGGACATTGATCTGTTCAAGAGTGTCAACGACAACCATGGCCACCACATTGGCGATGAGCTGATTGTGCAGGTGGCGAACACTCTGCGGGAGGAGTGCCGTCGAGTGGATACCGTGGCTCGCTGGGGCGGTGAGGAATATCTGGTGGTGCTGCCCGAGACTGGCCCGGCGGATGCGCTGAACTCTGCCAATCGCATCCGGGAGGCCTTTGCCCGCAAGACCGTGGCCACTGAGCAGGGCCCGATTCAGGCCACCCTGAGCGTGGGCGTCGCCTCAATCAGGCGCGCCGAATCCATCGACCGCCTGTTACAGCGTTGTGATGAGGCTCTCTATCGGGCGAAATCCCGGGGCCGCAACCGGGCCTGCGGCGACGAGGAGACTGTCGCCGCCTGA
- the lipB gene encoding lipoyl(octanoyl) transferase LipB, with amino-acid sequence MAKLIVRSLGEQPYQETWEAMSSFTAERDDSVADELWCLQHPRVYTQGQAGKAEHILAPGDIPVIQVDRGGQVTYHGPGQLVVYLMINLPRRKMGVRTLVDQIEQGIVRTLAGLGVEAAPRPDAPGVYVDGSKIASLGLRVRRGCSFHGLALNVDMDMEPFQRINPCGYAGMAMCQVRDFVPGTTVADVQERLAAELVAGLGESDVEFRNGW; translated from the coding sequence ATGGCAAAACTGATTGTCCGGTCACTCGGCGAGCAGCCCTATCAGGAAACCTGGGAGGCCATGAGTTCGTTCACGGCAGAGCGGGATGATTCGGTCGCCGACGAGCTCTGGTGCCTGCAGCACCCGAGGGTCTACACCCAGGGCCAGGCCGGCAAGGCCGAGCACATTCTGGCGCCGGGCGATATCCCCGTTATCCAGGTGGATCGTGGTGGGCAGGTGACCTATCACGGCCCCGGACAGCTCGTGGTATACCTGATGATCAACCTGCCACGGCGCAAGATGGGCGTGCGTACCCTGGTGGACCAGATCGAGCAGGGCATTGTTCGCACCCTGGCAGGCCTCGGAGTCGAGGCAGCGCCACGGCCGGATGCTCCGGGCGTGTACGTGGACGGCTCCAAGATCGCCTCCCTGGGGTTGCGGGTTCGTCGCGGCTGTTCGTTCCATGGCCTGGCTCTGAACGTAGACATGGACATGGAGCCGTTCCAGCGCATCAACCCCTGCGGCTATGCCGGAATGGCCATGTGCCAGGTGCGGGATTTTGTGCCCGGTACGACCGTCGCGGACGTTCAGGAGAGATTGGCGGCCGAGCTGGTGGCGGGTCTTGGCGAGTCTGACGTCGAATTCCGGAACGGCTGGTAA
- a CDS encoding HP0495 family protein, with amino-acid sequence MSQPKAPKIEFPCDYMIKVIGNAAPDFTEFVVEVVEQHAPGISETDITVNQSSKGRFSSVQLRIVATGEDQLRALFEDLKASGRVHMVL; translated from the coding sequence ATGAGCCAGCCGAAAGCGCCAAAAATCGAATTTCCCTGTGACTACATGATCAAGGTGATCGGCAATGCCGCGCCCGACTTCACCGAGTTCGTCGTGGAAGTCGTGGAGCAGCACGCACCCGGCATCAGCGAAACCGACATCACGGTAAACCAGAGCAGTAAAGGGCGCTTCTCCTCGGTCCAGCTAAGGATTGTTGCTACCGGCGAAGACCAGTTGAGAGCGCTGTTTGAAGACCTCAAGGCCAGTGGCCGGGTCCACATGGTGCTCTGA